GAGAATCACACCTTCGACATTGTCGTCTCGGCCCGGGATTGTGGCTGGACCGCCGCCGCAAACAAGGAATGGATCGCCGTCGGCTCCACCTCGGGCATCGGCAATGGGAATGTCACCTATACCGTGCCTGCCAACGGGACAAAAAGAAGCCGCACCGGCAAGGTGACGGTCTCCCTGTCGAACGACAAGCAGAGAGTCCACACGGTGACGCAGAGGGGGAGATAGGACGAAGGCCGGATTAGTATGATCGAAGCCCCTGCCCGAACATCGTTCGGCAGGGGCTTTTTTACCCGTTGCTATATGAACTGAAATATAGCTTATGAGGCCGAATCGACCCGTACCACGTAGGTGCCTTCAAATGTAGCGCAAAGGGAGTGGTCGTCCCCGTCCCAGACCTCTACCTGGACCATCATCTTGAAGTTCCCCCGGTGGGTCGATGTGTAGTCTTCGGTGATGACGCTCTTGGCGAAGAGGTCGCAGAGCCCGGGCTCGTGATAGATGATCCGGGAGGAGAGGAGAAAGAGATCTCCCTCGATACCGCTGACCGCCTTCCGTTCATAGGCGGTGTCATACCCTGAAAGGGCTGCAAGGGAGAAGATGGAGCCTGCGAAGACGGTATTCTTGTCGTTCGTGTTTCCCGCAAGCGGCAGGCCCAGATGGCCCGCCTCCTCGGAGAGACGGAATATGCCGAGGCTTTCGGCAGGGAGAATCAGGTGAATATCGACCATTGCACCACCTCCTGGATCTGCTTCTCCATAAAGGTATCCGACCTTCGCCCTTTAATCAAGCCTTTCGACAGAAAATCGATATGGGAGACCGGCCCGAAAGGTCCGCAGGCTCGGGAAAGAGTTGCCGCCGTAGCCCGGGCCGCTTGGACTCCTGAAGCGGTTGCACCTTCCGAGAATTGACCTTAATCATCTGCCGGTGGAATAAATGCAGTCACAACGTAGTCAGCTTGAGGTGCAAGAGATGTAACAGAAAAAGATTTAATATCAAGCGCGCCCGGCGCGATTTGAACGCGCGACCTTTGGCTTCGGAGGCCAACACTCTATCCAGCTGAGCTACGGGCGCATCTTAAGTGGTGATTATACCACAGGCAGGGTTAAAAATAATCCGAAAAATAGAATCCTCCGGCAAGAAGCCTAGTTTTTCAGTCCCGGGCTGACTATATTAATGGAGGTATCGGAATCAGCGGAGGGCCTCCGGAGGAGAGCCGGGATGCTTCGAAGCTCCACTCTTTCCTTCCGCAGAACTAAAATAATTTCCCACGAGGGGTAGGCTATGGGGTCAAAGGAAAGGCTGGTCGTAATCGGCGGGGTCGCCGCGGGGATGAGCGCCGCGTCGAGTGCCAAGCGGCTGAAGCCCGATATGGAGGCCGTGGTCTACGAGAAGGATTTCTACATATCCTACGGCCTTTGCAGCGTGCCCTATTACATTTCAGGGGTCGTGAAGCAGTTCGAGGACCTCATCTCCCTTCCCCCTGATGCGGCGCTTGCACGGGGCATCGAGGTCAAGACGTGTACCGAGGTGCTCGCCATCGACACCGCGGCTAAGACCCTGCGGGTGAAGGGCCCGGGAACGGATGGGGAATCGATTACCCCTTACGACAAGCTCATCATCGCCACGGGAGGCCTTCCTATCAAGCCCCCTTTGGCCGATATCGATCTCGCCCATATCTTTACCATCAGGA
The DNA window shown above is from Syntrophorhabdaceae bacterium and carries:
- a CDS encoding YiiD C-terminal domain-containing protein, encoding MVDIHLILPAESLGIFRLSEEAGHLGLPLAGNTNDKNTVFAGSIFSLAALSGYDTAYERKAVSGIEGDLFLLSSRIIYHEPGLCDLFAKSVITEDYTSTHRGNFKMMVQVEVWDGDDHSLCATFEGTYVVRVDSAS